In one window of Plasmodium berghei ANKA genome assembly, chromosome: 14 DNA:
- a CDS encoding ATP-dependent zinc metalloprotease FTSH 1, putative encodes MYNYYKNFTSKIMNSNQYENDNYASSESDKHGEEDDSALLPNGDRKYMNESKSNQYNIENGHYGYYDKFFGKRRNKKWNYFVIFFLGVCLGFAIWPFLMTIITYKLVYKDNYNNHNFPTSDNLNSLKPYVNDKNRKNDNPNNRAPPSDHGQKKPSPHFKPVKFDEIAGIDESKLELLEVVDFIKNRERYQEMGARMPKGVLLVGPPGSGKTMLARAVATEANVPYIYTSGPEFIEIYVGQGAKRIRQLFSHARSVAPSIVFIDEIDAIGGKRSSSASNGAGQKEHDQTLNQLLVEMDGFSNTVHIMVIGATNRIDTLDSALLRPGRFDRIVYVPLPDVNGRKKILEIYIKKIKSNLNANDIERMSRLTPGFSGADLENLVNEATILATRNKKSLVTINELFEARDKVSMGPERKSLKQSEHQRRITAYHEAGHAIVAYFLHPKTDPIHKATIISRGNALGYVEQIPVDDRHNYFKSQMEAKLAVCMGGRTAEEIVFGKSETSSGASSDISRATDIAYKMVTEWGMSDKLGPLNYKKRMGDGYSSMRLSAQTISAIETEVKTLVEKGKGISEEILRRHRKELDNLAFALLDKETLTGDEIKKIVDPNNSRDQSNRYQLLNKDSKNDDTQNDHNNSGKKSVRNDGKTNTSKNEKNEPNSHENKHKDSREIDTNDKDTTNNMKSDEVNDTNKMENFIESKYIDTKDITTLSSENEIGILSKHFKNENKKLKKKYSRDPNTKNCNVLKMVNSHRPSYYSKNENFDSENSINNSLDDYSNNFRNTRDSENNYDNNNPVKNTSEPFTNDFSEENNNDNLSSVKTKDINYNNFQEIVDISLIKNVSEMKKFNIYEHNLNKLFLFDIFNN; translated from the coding sequence ATGTATAACtattacaaaaattttACAAGTAAAATTATGAATTCTAATCAATATGAAAATGACAATTATGCATCTTCCGAATCAGACAAGCATGGTGAAGAAGATGATTCTGCATTACTTCCAAATGGagatagaaaatatatgaatgaGAGCAAGAGTAatcaatataatattgagAATGGGCATTATGGatattatgataaattttttgGTAAACgaagaaacaaaaaatggaattattttgtcatattttttctagGCGTATGCCTAGGATTCGCTATATGGCCATTTCTTATGACAATCattacatataaattagtttataaagataattataataatcataattttcCAACAAGTGATAATTTGAATTCTTTAAAACCTTAtgtaaatgataaaaatagaaagaATGATAATCCTAATAATAGAGCGCCTCCAAGCGACCACGGTCAAAAAAAGCCATCTCCACATTTTAAACCCGTAAAATTTGATGAAATTGCTGGAATAGATGAATCAAAATTAGAACTTTTAGAAGTTGttgattttataaaaaatagagaACGCTATCAAGAAATGGGTGCACGAATGCCTAAAGGTGTGTTATTAGTTGGACCTCCAGGATCTGGTAAAACTATGCTAGCTCGAGCAGTAGCTACCGAAGCTAATgttccatatatatatacatctGGTCCAGAAtttatagaaatatatgtaGGTCAAGGAGCAAAAAGAATCAGGCAATTATTTTCACATGCTAGATCAGTTGCACCGTCAATTGTTTTTATCGATGAAATTGATGCAATAGGAGGGAAACGTAGTTCTAGCGCATCTAATGGTGCAGGGCAAAAAGAACATGATCAAACATTAAATCAATTATTAGTTGAAATGGATGGATTTAGTAATACTGTGCATATTATGGTCATAGGGGCAACGAATAGAATTGATACTTTAGATAGTGCTTTACTTAGACCTGGAAGATTTGATAGAATTGTATATGTTCCATTACCAGATGTAAACGGcaggaaaaaaatactagaaatttacataaaaaaaattaaaagtaaTTTAAATGCGAATGATATTGAAAGAATGTCGAGATTGACACCTGGTTTTTCGGGCGCCGATTTAGAAAACCTTGTAAATGAAGCAACTATATTAGCTACGCgaaacaaaaaaagttTAGTTACTATAAACGAATTATTTGAAGCACGAGATAAAGTTTCGATGGGGCCTGAAAGAAAATCGTTAAAACAATCAGAACATCAAAGGAGAATAACTGCTTATCATGAAGCTGGGCATGCAATAGTTGCATATTTTCTTCACCCCAAAACAGATCCTATACATAAAGCTACTATTATTTCTAGAGGTAATGCTTTAGGTTATGTAGAGCAAATACCTGTTGATGATAggcataattattttaaaagtcAAATGGAAGCAAAATTAGCAGTATGTATGGGGGGAAGAACAGCAGAAGAAATTGTTTTCGGGAAATCTGAAACAAGTAGTGGAGCATCTAGTGATATTTCAAGAGCTACTGATATAGCTTATAAAATGGTAACCGAGTGGGGAATGTCAGATAAATTAGGTccattaaattataaaaaaagaatggGTGATGGGTATTCTTCTATGAGATTATCAGCTCAAACTATATCAGCTATAGAAACGGAAGTTAAAACTTTAGTAGAAAAGGGAAAAGGCATATCAGAAGAAATTTTAAGAAGACATAGAAAAGAATTAGATAATTTAGCCTTTGCATTATTAGATAAAGAAACATTAACTGGAGacgaaattaaaaaaatagttgaTCCTAATAATTCAAGGGATCAATCAAATAGATATCAACTCTTGAATAAAGATTCTAAGAATGATGATACACAAAATGATCACAATAATAGTGGAAAGAAATCTGTACGAAACGATGGGAAAACAAACACAtcaaaaaacgaaaaaaatgaaccAAATTCTCATGAAAATAAGCATAAAGATTCTAGAGAAATTGATACCAATGACAAAGATACCACCAATAATATGAAATCTGATGAAGTTAATGATACTAATAAAATGGAGAATTTTATCGAAAGTAAATACATTGATACTAAAGATATAACGACACTTTCTTCTGAAAACGAAATTGGAATTTTAAgtaaacattttaaaaatgaaaacaaaaaacttaagaaaaaatattcgaGGGATCCAAACACCAAGAATTGCAATGTGCTAAAAATGGTAAATAGTCACAGGCCATCATATTATtctaaaaatgaaaactTTGACTCAGAAAATAGTATTAATAACTCATTGGATGATTATTCTAACAATTTTAGAAATACTAGAGATAGCGAAAACAActatgataataataacccTGTAAAAAATACTAGTGAACCTTTTACAAACGATTTTtctgaagaaaataataatgataatttaagttctgtaaaaacaaaagatataaattataataattttcagGAAATAGTAGATATATCacttattaaaaatgtttctGAAATGAAGAAGTTCAATATTTATGAGCataatttgaataaattatttttatttgacatttttaataattaa